In Helianthus annuus cultivar XRQ/B chromosome 9, HanXRQr2.0-SUNRISE, whole genome shotgun sequence, the following are encoded in one genomic region:
- the LOC118481743 gene encoding uncharacterized protein LOC118481743, whose amino-acid sequence MEAAKIVAQTEESLAGGKGYYSEDRFSRANERPRDNNNKRNKYKSHDWKSERPRGRDDRPRYREDARETIDRIGYKRAVRDENRHLTDDCYSLRQEIERALKSGKLSHLVKNVRKDTRQLQRHDEGSHKKVRRLETHMVNGPRYTAREKGKRPYEPSWQEQQVIFPVVRGGPRATRPVVITGIIGHYETEYIFIDPGSTADIIYEQCFNQLDEEDKARLEPVDYPLSGFCNEMVFPLGQISFPVTLSDGKHSRTTNVNFMVMPVKSRHDVLLGRETQGELNMVTSTPHSAIGFPTKTGVAIIYAKKEVMSTDELRPTKAAKVTSESTLKFISMI is encoded by the exons ATGGAGGCAGCGAAGATCGTCGCGCAAACCGAGGAATCCCTTGCTGGTGGGAAGGGTTATTACTCCGAAGATCGATTCTCAAGAGCAAACGAGAGGCCGCGCGACAACAATAACAAGCGCAACAAGTACAAGAGTCATGACTGGAAGTCTGAGAGACCCAGAGGCCGCGACGACAGGCCACGttacagagaagatgcgcgagaaacgattgaccgaatcggttacaagaGAGCGGTCAGAGACGAGAATC GGCACCTAACCGACGACTGTTACAGCTTACGCCAAGAAATCGAAAGAGCGCTCAAAAGCGGCAAActaagccatttagtgaagaatgtGCGCAAGGACACCCGTCAGCTCCAACGCCACGACGAAGGTAGCCACAAAAAGGTGAGACGgctagagactcacatggtcaacggaccaagatACACCGCGAGAGAAAAAGGCAAACGGCCCTACGAGCCTTCTTGGCAAGAACAGCAAGTCATATTCCCAGTTGTGCGCGGCGGTCCTCGCGCCACACGACCCGTCGTCATTACTGGTATAATTGGTCACTATGAAACAGAATACATCTTCATCGACCCAGGAAGCACAGCCGACATCATCTACGAACAATGTTTCAATCAGCTGGATGAAGAGGATAAAGCGCGACTCGAACCTgtcgattatcctttgtctgGATTTTGCAATGAAATGGTTTTTCCTCTCGGACAGATCAGTTTCCCTgtcacgctctctgacgggaaacattcaagaacaacaaatgtgaacttTATGGTAATGCCAGTGAAATCGAGGCATGATGTGCTTCTTGGGAGGGAAACACAAGGCGAGCTAAACATGGTGACGTCAACGCCTCATTCTGCAATAGGTTTCCCAACCAAAACAGGAGTAGCAATCATATACGCCAAGAAGGAAGTAATGTCAACTGACGAGCTGCGCCCAACAAAAGCGGCAAAG GTGACATCGGAAAGCACATTGAAGTTtatatcgatgatctag